GCAGGTAAAATACCAATCCAAAACTTATAATGCACTGTATAAGTAAGGTCAATGTAGTGAAGACCACCTTCAGTTGCATAAAGCATCGAGTTTGATAAAATGGGACCATTCGACATTGAGGTATTTTCGAGAGGTGATAAATcgaagtccagaaagtaaaatccttgccacagtttgaccAATATGATCTCTGCTTATTTACGTAAACTGAATTATGATttgtcaagtgttttttttttaaactctctaTATGTACTACCTCAGGTTTCCACTAGATGTCATAATCAAACAAGGATTGTAAATATGCACTGCCACCTTGTGTGCGTCTGCCACAGTATGCAGCTCACAGGGTGGAGTAACTAACCAAAGTACTAAACCCTTACATTTTCTCAATACACTCAGACGAGATGTCTTAATTACCCTTTAGTGAATAATGATTATAATTATCCctcaaaaatatattgaatggccagatttattttaaataatgttgaatCCAATTCAGGATATAAAGGGGAGGAGCAGAGGCCAatcaaataatttcatttttaggaaaacaacataaatttgggcattattgttattattggaaTGGAATGGTGTTCATAATTTATTACAGACTTGCTATGCATTACTATTTGAGAACATATTTTTATCTTCTTCTGTAGTTATTCAATTACTTTATAGGTTGTGCACTCTGATTTTGCAACTACGGAGCACTATTTTGCTGTACAGTCTATTTGCTTCTGCTTGTATAGTCGTACATCATCATGCGTGTGTTTGCTGTTTATGCCTTTCACCATCCCAGAAAAGTGAGCATTTGAATGTTTACACATCTTGTTCTCTTCCTCCTGATGGCTCCTACATTCTGGCCGTGGTTGTGCTTGGAAACAAATCGCGGTGGTGGCTCAGGTTGCTGCGCCACCAATGCCCTAGTGGGGTCTCACATTGCTAGGGCATATAGATGCCTGACCGATTGCTATCATAATCACACTTCCCCCTCTTTGTCATCGCTTACCTACTAAATAAAACATCTATCTTCCTGCTCAGGGATATTCACTACCCAAAATCTGAGGGaagaaaaatgacttttgaagAGACCTTGAATAAtgtcaaaacacaaaaatcattAATTACTACTGTTGGAAatgaaaacatatatttaaagtaataaatacaaaaggtAGTTTTGAAGGCCAAACGACATTCTTTAATTTCCTGTCATAGTTAAAATACTTCCAGAGTGAGTGTATCCAATTCATATTTAAATTGTGGCCATATATTGTCATTGTGGTGTCCCTCAAAGGGCTGTTGTGACCGTGAAAATTTTGTATATTCACCTCCTCATATTATCAAATGTCATATATTGTCCACAATTAGGAATTGCAGGGGTAATTGTCAATTACCCCTACATTTTATTGTGaagacattttaacaaatttaaatacaaatttagtTTCAGAAAGTGTCATCCCTGCATTGGTCCTCAGCAGATTGTTGAAATCGTATTAATTTTATGTCGTAGCACAGTACGTAAAAGTGTTCAGGTACAGTTTGTTGAAAAGTAGTAATAAAAGTTGTTCTGTTCAGCATTGAAGATTACAAAGTAGCCAGAAGAGGCAACAGATGAAGGGTGTGAAGTGACAGTCAGCACATCTGCTTTCATAAATAATGCAGCAGATCTTTAAACGGCAGTTTGTCACATATCGAGCGTTACCCACTGAAATCAAGCCTGACAAATATGATTCCGTCCAGGGAGAGGGAAATggtgaatgtgggaggaagtcacacacatacatacatacagatgTCTCAggaattaaagaagaaaaacagaattGGAGCTATGACGACAACCATTTTATTACTAAATTGCAAAATACAGACACCTTCTGGAGACAAATCAAAGCCTTGTTTTCTATGGGCACTGTCTTACAATTAGGaaacgtaaaaaacaaaaacaatgaaaaaaatgtagagACAGACCCTGGGGACAATCCACTGGACGCCATCAAGTTCATTTTCCTGTGATGAGAGGATTTCTCAGCACAACAATGACAGAGTCCCCTCTGAGAAACATTTTAGAGATGTAGCGATCCTTATTCACTGGTTTAGACTTCTTCTTTCCTTTGCCACTCTTGGGAACTTCAGTCCACATCTCCTTAACGTTCTCCAAGACCATGTTGCAATGCCTGAAAAATATATCCCAAAACAAGGCTTAAATAGacaactaaaataaattctaccccacaaaaaaatgcatgccaTAACACGCTGAGTACCTGTCAAAAGCTTTGACTCTCCCAagcaactttttgttgttgcgaCAGTTAATGAGGACTTGTGTGTTGTTCTTGACCGACTGGGTGAGCACAGACAGGGGGCCTGTGTTGAATTCCTCCTCTTCACGTTTCTGGAGCTCTTCTGGGGTCATTTCTGACTTGGGCTTGGTTAACAAACTCctataataaatgaatgaatgaatgttaacCTACTGAAATCTCGATTAAATAGCCTGGCCAATAATATATCTGGTCCGACTATCGACCAATCAGAGCAGTTCACGGTAAAATACTGCTAACAGATTTGCCGGTCATGGCAAAACAACCACTGCCCATGAACAATGCTCATTGCTAGGCTGTGATGGTGATGTAAacagcagaaaataaaatgtagccAAGCCATTACTGCCAGTGTAATCAAAGACACAAAATATCCAAATCAAACTATTGGCAGTtcttaaaacacaaaatacacaaactaaCAACAAaatctttgcaaaaatgaatagTAGTAGTAACCATTCGCAGCATTGGCATTCGATAGTAGCATATAGACAAGAACAGAGTCTTGCTGCTTCGGACCTCGAAACTAACGGGTTGTGAGAGTTTATTATTAACAAAGCAGGCGTAGGTAAAGAGTTAGTATTGATAATAAGACGTGAATGGTATACAACGAGCAGGTTAGCTTCGGCTAAATGGCCTTGGCTAATATGGTTAGCATTGCTAACATTAACGACAAGCGCTACGGTTACAATGTAAGAGTTGGTAGAATATCCACTGTGAAA
The genomic region above belongs to Vanacampus margaritifer isolate UIUO_Vmar chromosome 5, RoL_Vmar_1.0, whole genome shotgun sequence and contains:
- the snrpd2 gene encoding small nuclear ribonucleoprotein Sm D2, coding for MSLLTKPKSEMTPEELQKREEEEFNTGPLSVLTQSVKNNTQVLINCRNNKKLLGRVKAFDRHCNMVLENVKEMWTEVPKSGKGKKKSKPVNKDRYISKMFLRGDSVIVVLRNPLITGK